In Acinonyx jubatus isolate Ajub_Pintada_27869175 chromosome A3, VMU_Ajub_asm_v1.0, whole genome shotgun sequence, a genomic segment contains:
- the ANXA4 gene encoding annexin A4: protein MASKGGTVKAASGFSATEDAQTLRKAMKGLGTDEDAIISVLAYRSTAQRQEIRTAYKTTIGRDLIDDLKSELSGNFERVIVGMMTPTVLYDVQELRRAMKGAGTDEGCLIEILASRTPEEIRRINQTYQLQYGKSLEDDIRSDTSFMFQRVLVSLSAGGRDEGNYLDDALMRQDAQDLYEAGEKKWGTDEVKFLTVLCSRNRNHLLHVFDEYKRISQKDIEQSIKSETSGSFEDALLAIVKCMRNKSAYFAERLYKSMKGLGTDDDTLIRVMVSRAEIDMMDIRENFKRLYGKSLYSFIKGDTSGDYRKVLLILCGGDD, encoded by the exons GCACAGACGAAGATGCCATCATCAGCGTCCTTGCCTACCGCAGCACGGCCCAGCGCCAGGAAATCAGGACGGCCTATAAGACCACCATCGGCAGG GACCTGATAGACGACTTGAAGTCAGAACTGAGTGGCAACTTTGAGCGGGTGATTGTGGGAATGATGACGCCCACCGTGCTGTATGATGTGCAGGAGCTGCGACGGGCCATGAAG GGAGCTGGCACGGATGAGGGCTGCCTGATTGAGATCCTGGCCTCCCGAACACCTGAGGAGATCCGACGTATAAACCAGACCTACCAGCTTC AATATGGGAAGAGCCTTGAAGATGACATTCGCTCTGACACTTCATTCATGTTCCAGAGGGTGCTGGTGTCTCTGTCCGCT ggTGGCAGGGATGAAGGAAATTATCTGGATGATGCTCTCATGAGACAGGATGCTCAG GACCTGTATGAGGCTGGAGAGAAGAAATGGGGGACAGATGAGGTGAAATTTCTAACTGTTCTCTGTTCCCGGAATCGCAATCATCTGTTGCATG TGTTTGATGAATACAAAAGGATATCACAGAAGGATATTGAGCAGAGTATTAAATCTGAAACATCTGGTAGCTTTGAAGATGCTCTGCTGGCCATAG TAAAGTGCATGAGGAACAAATCTGCATATTTTGCTGAAAGGCTTTATAAATCTATGAAG gGCTTGGGCACCGATGATGACACCCTTATCAGAGTTATGGTTTCTCGAGCAGAGATTGATATGATGGACATCCGGGAAAACTTCAAGAGGCTTTATGGGAAGTCTCTGTATTCCTTCATCAAG GGTGACACATCTGGAGACTACAGGAAAGTACTGCTCATTCTCTGTGGAGGAGAcgattaa